A region from the Pseudomonas sp. P8_229 genome encodes:
- a CDS encoding RHS repeat-associated core domain-containing protein, which translates to MTAPTPVVKKREPQVAVVPLNTIDIKDVGRGAARFDAWLQSISGGVVTLERVKNVAGALPVVGNIMALVDALGDIVTLAKSKQRQLLDWVSLGINLIGVLPAPPTMASARMTLRPTLSLVRQELRNSAKMLLGDSLIEVLIGHLNATIVGTIDDFVEQAKPKLASILDDAGELGQKAVNEIAKGLETVVNGKLDAKGDLKAAGAKMSAAGNQFWHDPKASIGNFLGATYSAYKAAGKGVANSAAKHLLPEDAKALVLSNTGMLRTLGVELKTQMKKLGDPGVQHSIGWLLQMLAGAVVTWRKRRSHGQGASVKPGTTSKSQHQAGEGRLESTSQQAPATHAPDPQKNGTCSSTCNSINFALGSETLSHTDFSLPGPFPVEWTRTYHSRLGAYDQGEIGARWISEFTTRFDCVDDGLLFHDADGRSHSYPLPKAGLSHYDAIENTTLIRASDDQLLLCRGFERKETYVRRGQTYVLTGIVLRNGAGIMLHYEHRHGERAVLSDLITYQENDISKVHLHLGTLIDHHGRLTGLWEICNGAPLRQLCAYRYDDFGDLIQAQDENGAAWTYEFQHHLITRYTDRTHRAMNLQWQGTGADARAIREWADDGSFDTRLEWDENIRLTYVTDAHGGETWHYYDILGYTYRIRYPDERSEWLFRDEAKNVIRHVHADGSTDQYRYDERGNRLEHIQADHTVVHFAYNDQDLLIKISDAEGGQWLRAYDNQGNLVETVDPLGNKTEYAYDKTGRPTAIKDANGNEKTLAYNNAGQLVEYVDCSGKTSAWEYNELGQMVCFTDALGNSTEYQYKAGHLVLIKHPDKTEERFQRDAEGRLLAYTDGLDRCTTWSYTAAGLISERVDAAEQTLRYRWDRLGRLTNLENENESSAQFHYDPVGRLLMETGFDGRTTRYQYDSVSGRLVGTRTAERSIALSYDPMGRITERRASLGNQQQSETFAYDGNGNLVMASNADSRLQWFHDPAGNLLREHQHYLGLEKPLVAVWQHEYDVLNQRVATTRPDGHRVSWLTYGSGHLLGLRLDEHELVGYERDDLHREVVRHQGNRLLQTQKWDPAGKLQQQLLIHGDSKTAVLKREYKYDAVGELTDLDDSFHGLSSYRYDPVGRLLAATTRQGVETFDFDPAGNLLDNQTTQIRRPLEQTPLRSKLIDNLLRHYAGTHYEYDERGNETVRWHNGSRREMRWDLFDRLVHFDDARLAVDFAYDALGRRLYKNSNVHFKQRPEAGSLWNQSEYARKQRESGCGFTLYGWDGDNLAWESSPSQQDVGTGRTVHYIFEPGTFVPAAQALIHRAIDLTGLPDSSGDYSLEDDPLWNHKVAIQPVDVLNWYQCDHLGTPRELTDAQGEIAWSAEYKAWGSVQEQRSSGARREGVTNPLRFQGQYHDHETGLHYNRHRYYDPDTGRFIGQDPISYVGGLNLYSYAPNPTGWIDPLGLAKTCCCGEPYVNQDARWRQVMEDPNTPSSMRGWIKNQASRVDAGKQANIKAPPGYELAHRPRFENDSGYDYSHADPMLAADHRGIQHRYWRKRGGCWTARMPKSGFPGTGKLSLPKRGALP; encoded by the coding sequence ATGACTGCACCAACACCTGTTGTGAAAAAACGCGAGCCGCAAGTCGCGGTCGTGCCGCTCAACACTATCGATATCAAGGACGTCGGGCGTGGGGCTGCCAGGTTCGATGCGTGGCTGCAGTCGATCAGCGGTGGCGTGGTCACGCTTGAACGGGTCAAGAACGTTGCCGGCGCGCTACCGGTAGTGGGCAATATCATGGCTCTGGTTGACGCCCTCGGAGACATTGTCACCCTGGCGAAGAGCAAGCAGCGTCAATTGCTGGATTGGGTCAGCCTGGGTATCAACCTGATCGGCGTACTGCCGGCACCGCCGACCATGGCGTCGGCGCGGATGACCTTGCGTCCGACGTTATCACTGGTTCGTCAGGAACTGCGCAACAGCGCGAAGATGTTGTTGGGCGACTCTTTGATCGAGGTGTTGATCGGGCATTTGAATGCCACCATCGTTGGTACGATCGATGACTTTGTGGAGCAAGCCAAGCCCAAGCTGGCAAGCATCCTCGATGATGCGGGAGAGCTAGGTCAGAAGGCGGTAAACGAGATCGCCAAGGGTCTGGAAACCGTGGTTAACGGCAAACTCGACGCCAAGGGTGACCTCAAGGCGGCGGGTGCCAAAATGAGTGCCGCGGGCAACCAGTTCTGGCATGACCCCAAAGCATCAATCGGTAACTTTCTTGGGGCCACATACAGTGCCTACAAGGCGGCGGGGAAAGGTGTCGCCAACAGTGCTGCGAAGCATTTGCTGCCGGAAGACGCCAAGGCACTTGTGCTCAGCAACACCGGGATGCTGCGTACCTTGGGTGTGGAACTTAAAACGCAGATGAAAAAGCTCGGTGATCCGGGCGTGCAGCACTCCATCGGTTGGTTGCTGCAGATGTTGGCGGGCGCTGTCGTGACCTGGCGCAAGCGGCGATCACATGGCCAAGGCGCAAGCGTCAAACCGGGAACTACCTCGAAGTCTCAACATCAGGCGGGAGAAGGTCGCCTGGAGTCCACCAGTCAACAGGCTCCGGCAACTCACGCACCGGACCCGCAGAAAAACGGCACCTGCAGCAGTACCTGTAACAGCATCAATTTTGCATTGGGTTCGGAAACCCTCAGTCATACCGATTTCAGTTTGCCTGGGCCGTTTCCGGTCGAGTGGACGCGAACCTACCACTCACGCCTCGGGGCTTATGATCAGGGCGAAATTGGCGCTCGCTGGATCAGTGAGTTCACCACGCGCTTTGATTGCGTTGACGATGGCCTGTTGTTCCACGATGCCGACGGTCGCAGCCATTCGTACCCTCTGCCCAAGGCAGGCTTGTCCCATTACGACGCCATCGAAAACACCACCCTGATTCGGGCCAGCGACGATCAGTTGTTGCTGTGCCGTGGCTTCGAACGCAAGGAAACCTATGTCCGGCGTGGACAAACCTATGTGTTGACCGGCATCGTGTTGCGCAATGGCGCCGGGATCATGCTGCATTACGAGCATCGTCACGGCGAGCGAGCGGTGCTCTCAGACCTGATTACCTATCAGGAAAACGACATCAGCAAAGTCCACTTGCACCTCGGCACCCTGATCGATCATCACGGGCGCCTCACAGGCCTTTGGGAAATTTGCAATGGCGCACCGCTGCGCCAACTCTGCGCTTACCGCTACGACGATTTTGGCGATCTGATTCAGGCGCAAGACGAGAATGGTGCGGCATGGACGTATGAGTTCCAGCATCACTTGATTACCCGTTACACCGACCGTACCCACCGCGCAATGAATCTGCAGTGGCAGGGTACAGGTGCCGATGCCAGAGCCATTCGTGAATGGGCAGACGATGGCAGCTTCGATACACGCCTTGAGTGGGACGAAAACATTCGCCTGACTTATGTCACCGACGCGCATGGCGGCGAGACTTGGCATTACTACGACATTCTTGGTTACACGTACCGCATTCGATACCCGGATGAGCGTTCGGAATGGTTGTTCCGAGATGAAGCCAAGAACGTGATTCGTCATGTACATGCCGATGGCAGCACGGATCAGTATCGCTACGATGAGCGCGGCAACCGTCTCGAACACATCCAGGCTGATCACACGGTAGTGCATTTCGCTTACAACGATCAGGACTTGCTGATCAAGATAAGTGACGCGGAGGGCGGTCAATGGCTTCGTGCCTACGATAATCAGGGGAATCTCGTCGAAACTGTCGATCCGTTGGGCAACAAGACGGAATACGCCTACGACAAGACTGGCCGGCCGACCGCGATCAAGGACGCCAACGGCAACGAGAAAACGCTGGCCTACAACAATGCCGGACAGTTGGTGGAGTATGTCGATTGCTCGGGCAAGACCAGCGCCTGGGAATACAACGAACTGGGCCAGATGGTTTGCTTCACCGATGCGCTCGGGAACAGCACTGAATATCAATACAAGGCTGGGCACCTGGTATTGATCAAGCACCCGGACAAGACCGAGGAGCGCTTTCAGCGCGATGCCGAGGGGCGGTTGCTGGCTTACACCGATGGACTGGATCGTTGCACCACCTGGAGTTACACCGCCGCCGGATTGATTTCCGAACGAGTCGATGCAGCCGAACAGACCTTGCGTTATCGCTGGGATCGGCTCGGAAGATTGACGAATCTGGAAAACGAAAACGAGAGCAGTGCGCAGTTCCACTACGACCCGGTGGGACGTCTCCTGATGGAGACCGGCTTCGACGGTCGAACGACACGCTATCAGTACGACTCTGTCTCAGGTCGGCTGGTGGGCACCCGTACCGCAGAGCGCAGCATTGCTCTGAGCTACGATCCGATGGGCCGCATAACGGAGCGCCGCGCCAGTCTGGGCAATCAACAGCAAAGCGAGACCTTCGCCTATGACGGCAATGGAAACCTGGTCATGGCGAGCAATGCTGACAGCCGACTGCAATGGTTCCATGACCCTGCCGGGAACCTGCTGCGTGAGCACCAACACTATCTTGGCCTGGAAAAGCCGTTGGTTGCGGTCTGGCAGCACGAGTACGACGTACTCAATCAGCGTGTCGCAACGACGCGTCCTGATGGTCACCGGGTCAGTTGGCTCACGTATGGCAGCGGCCATTTGTTGGGGCTACGGCTGGACGAGCACGAACTGGTCGGCTATGAGCGCGACGATTTGCATCGAGAGGTGGTTCGTCATCAGGGTAATCGCCTGCTACAAACCCAAAAATGGGATCCGGCCGGGAAGTTGCAACAGCAACTGCTCATACACGGCGACAGCAAAACAGCCGTATTGAAGCGTGAGTACAAATACGATGCCGTGGGTGAACTGACGGATCTGGACGACAGTTTTCATGGTTTGTCGTCCTACCGTTATGACCCGGTGGGACGCTTGCTTGCAGCCACCACTCGACAGGGAGTGGAAACCTTCGACTTCGATCCGGCCGGTAATCTTCTGGACAACCAGACCACGCAGATCCGCCGACCGCTGGAACAGACGCCGCTACGCAGCAAACTGATCGATAACTTGCTGCGCCACTATGCAGGTACCCATTACGAATACGACGAGCGCGGCAATGAGACGGTGCGTTGGCATAACGGTAGCCGCCGCGAGATGCGCTGGGATCTTTTCGATCGACTGGTGCATTTTGACGACGCTCGCCTGGCCGTGGATTTTGCTTACGATGCTCTGGGCCGACGTCTGTATAAAAACTCCAACGTGCATTTCAAACAGCGCCCGGAAGCTGGTTCGCTGTGGAATCAGAGTGAATATGCTCGAAAACAGCGGGAGTCTGGCTGCGGTTTCACATTGTATGGATGGGACGGTGACAATCTTGCATGGGAAAGCAGTCCGTCCCAACAGGACGTCGGCACGGGGCGCACCGTGCATTACATCTTTGAACCCGGCACTTTTGTCCCGGCTGCCCAAGCGCTGATCCATAGAGCCATCGACCTGACGGGATTGCCTGATTCCAGTGGTGATTACAGTCTGGAAGATGATCCGTTATGGAACCATAAAGTTGCCATTCAACCTGTTGACGTATTGAACTGGTATCAATGCGACCATCTGGGAACTCCGCGAGAGTTGACCGATGCGCAGGGTGAGATCGCCTGGAGTGCCGAATACAAGGCTTGGGGCTCGGTTCAGGAACAGCGCTCTTCGGGTGCACGGCGAGAGGGTGTAACCAATCCGCTACGGTTCCAGGGGCAGTACCATGACCACGAAACCGGACTTCATTACAATCGACACCGCTATTACGATCCCGATACCGGCCGATTTATCGGGCAGGACCCGATCAGCTACGTCGGTGGATTGAATCTTTACAGTTATGCACCCAATCCTACCGGCTGGATCGATCCGCTCGGGCTGGCAAAAACCTGTTGCTGTGGTGAGCCTTACGTCAACCAGGACGCGCGCTGGCGCCAGGTCATGGAAGATCCGAATACGCCGTCTTCAATGCGCGGCTGGATCAAAAATCAGGCAAGCCGAGTAGATGCCGGCAAGCAAGCCAATATCAAGGCACCGCCAGGCTATGAGTTGGCACACCGTCCACGGTTCGAGAATGACTCAGGGTATGACTATTCTCACGCCGATCCGATGCTGGCAGCCGATCACCGTGGCATTCAACACCGTTACTGGCGAAAACGCGGCGGATGCTGGACTGCGAGAATGCCTAAATCGGGTTTTCCGGGAACGGGTAAGTTAAGTCTGCCTAAACGAGGGGCGCTTCCATAA
- a CDS encoding type VI secretion system tip protein VgrG, with the protein MFSPANQPHFNLTIDGADSDFQVLSFTGKEALNTPFEFELELVSEKASINLESLLHKLAFLQLSPSGTGIHGLIYSIAQGEAGKRLTRYKISLRPQLSYLAHRVNQRIFQQMTVQQIISKVLEEHGILASDYHFQLSAIYPERIYCVQYDESDLHFVQRLCEEEGVHYHFQHTASGHKLMFGDDQTVFPKLAPVAYQQDSGLVADQPVVKRFGLRLATRTSRTTRRDYDFVKPKIELESDAKSSAQPDLEDYDYPGRFVDRERGKHLANRALERHRSDYRLAEGNSDQPILVSGHFLALTEHANPTWNDLWLLTEIFHEGKQPQVLEESVTSDTTDNKDDFHQGYRNRFNAIPWDVPYRPPLDHPKPKVLGTQSAVVCGPEGEEIYCDQYGRVKVQFFWDREGEHDDKTSCWMRVASNWAAETFGAINIPRVGMEVLITFLEGDPDQPLITGCLYHGANLPPYKLPDFKTLATVKSKEYKGSRANELRIDDTTSEISIALRSDHGASAINLGYLTHPRPSGGQPRGEGFELRTDRHGAVRAGAGLLITTEPRPNESKHHKDLPETAERLATASDQQDGFATQAKELQAQEAGDQDDVAKALHAQHQGVLGSGPANLTANEFPEFTEPHLVLASPAGIALTTPRSSHIATGEHLALSSTGHTSFSVGKRLLASASRGMRLFVQSMGWRLVAASGDIDVKALKDSINLLAKLNITANADRITITAKTELVIQGGGSATTYNAGGITHATSGPYTAHAANFAYTGAKSLAGVFPEPPKPGKGNLELFNQYAGRQGIKEGDYEVIDALGKSIKGKLDAKGFASVAGAAPGPARVLFGKDPADTWSDGSYIGKPEWPLNPPGAEDVPSQVQAMVAQVLPNKNWDMLEKGKDMAQTGMNAMQTAQGAMQTAQQVKGVVQGGAAGLPKLASAALPNASGILGAASKSGKLPGLPAPTLPKPSLKTPDLSFASTLLPDEKLS; encoded by the coding sequence ATGTTCTCACCGGCCAATCAGCCTCATTTCAATCTGACCATCGATGGCGCGGACAGCGATTTCCAGGTGCTGTCGTTCACCGGGAAAGAGGCGCTCAACACCCCCTTCGAGTTCGAACTGGAACTGGTCAGTGAGAAGGCCTCGATCAACCTCGAAAGCTTGCTGCACAAACTCGCGTTCCTGCAGCTGTCGCCCAGTGGCACGGGGATTCACGGGCTGATCTACAGCATCGCCCAGGGCGAGGCCGGCAAGCGCCTGACCCGCTACAAAATCTCCCTGCGCCCGCAGCTGTCGTACCTCGCGCATCGAGTGAATCAACGCATCTTCCAGCAGATGACCGTGCAACAGATCATCAGCAAGGTCCTGGAAGAACACGGCATCCTCGCCAGTGACTATCACTTCCAGCTGAGCGCGATTTATCCCGAGCGCATCTATTGCGTGCAGTACGACGAAAGCGATCTGCATTTCGTCCAGCGCCTGTGTGAGGAGGAGGGGGTTCACTACCACTTCCAGCACACCGCCAGCGGCCACAAACTGATGTTCGGCGATGACCAGACGGTGTTCCCGAAACTGGCGCCAGTGGCTTACCAGCAGGACTCCGGACTGGTCGCCGATCAACCGGTGGTCAAGCGTTTCGGCCTGCGTCTGGCCACCCGCACCAGCCGTACCACGCGGCGTGATTACGACTTCGTCAAACCGAAGATCGAGCTGGAAAGCGATGCCAAAAGCAGCGCCCAACCGGACCTCGAAGACTACGATTACCCGGGCCGTTTCGTCGATCGCGAGCGTGGTAAGCATCTGGCCAATCGAGCGCTGGAACGCCATCGCAGCGACTATCGTCTGGCCGAAGGCAACAGCGACCAGCCGATTCTGGTCAGCGGGCATTTCCTCGCCCTGACTGAACACGCCAACCCGACGTGGAACGACCTGTGGCTGCTCACCGAGATCTTCCACGAAGGCAAACAGCCGCAAGTGCTCGAAGAGTCGGTGACCAGCGACACCACCGACAACAAGGACGATTTCCATCAGGGCTATCGCAATCGCTTCAATGCGATCCCGTGGGACGTGCCGTACCGGCCGCCGCTCGATCACCCGAAACCGAAGGTTCTCGGCACCCAGAGCGCCGTGGTCTGCGGCCCCGAGGGCGAAGAGATCTACTGCGACCAGTACGGTCGGGTGAAGGTGCAGTTCTTCTGGGATCGCGAAGGCGAGCACGACGACAAAACCAGTTGCTGGATGCGCGTGGCCTCGAACTGGGCCGCGGAAACCTTTGGCGCGATCAACATTCCGCGGGTCGGCATGGAGGTGTTGATCACCTTCCTGGAAGGCGATCCCGATCAGCCGCTGATTACCGGCTGCCTGTACCACGGCGCGAATCTGCCACCGTACAAACTGCCGGACTTCAAGACTCTGGCCACGGTCAAGAGCAAGGAATACAAGGGCAGCCGCGCCAACGAGCTACGCATCGACGACACCACCAGCGAGATCAGTATTGCGCTGCGCAGTGACCACGGGGCGAGTGCAATCAACCTCGGGTACCTGACCCATCCGCGCCCGAGCGGCGGCCAGCCGCGTGGCGAAGGTTTCGAGTTGCGCACCGACCGCCATGGCGCCGTGCGTGCCGGGGCCGGTCTGCTGATCACCACCGAGCCGCGCCCGAATGAATCCAAGCACCACAAGGACCTGCCGGAAACCGCTGAACGTCTCGCCACCGCCAGCGATCAGCAGGACGGTTTCGCCACCCAGGCCAAAGAGCTTCAAGCCCAGGAGGCTGGCGATCAGGACGACGTCGCCAAAGCCCTGCATGCGCAGCATCAAGGCGTGCTCGGCTCAGGCCCGGCGAACCTCACCGCCAACGAATTCCCCGAGTTCACCGAGCCGCATCTGGTGCTCGCGAGCCCGGCCGGCATCGCCCTGACCACGCCGCGCTCCAGCCACATCGCCACCGGCGAACACCTGGCGCTGAGCAGCACCGGGCACACCAGTTTTTCCGTCGGCAAACGCCTGCTGGCCAGTGCAAGTCGTGGCATGCGCCTGTTCGTGCAAAGCATGGGCTGGCGCCTGGTCGCGGCCTCCGGCGACATCGACGTCAAGGCACTGAAGGACAGCATCAACCTGCTGGCCAAACTCAACATCACCGCCAACGCCGACCGCATCACCATCACCGCGAAAACCGAACTGGTGATTCAGGGTGGCGGCAGCGCCACCACCTACAACGCCGGCGGCATCACCCACGCCACCAGCGGCCCGTACACCGCGCACGCGGCGAACTTCGCCTACACCGGCGCAAAAAGCCTCGCCGGCGTGTTCCCGGAACCGCCGAAACCGGGCAAGGGCAATCTGGAACTGTTCAACCAATACGCCGGGCGCCAAGGCATCAAGGAAGGCGATTACGAAGTCATCGACGCGCTGGGCAAAAGCATCAAGGGCAAGCTCGACGCCAAGGGTTTTGCCAGCGTCGCCGGCGCGGCACCAGGGCCGGCGCGTGTGCTGTTCGGCAAGGATCCGGCGGACACCTGGAGCGATGGCAGTTATATCGGCAAGCCGGAGTGGCCGTTGAATCCGCCGGGGGCCGAAGACGTGCCGAGCCAGGTGCAGGCCATGGTGGCGCAGGTGCTGCCGAACAAGAACTGGGACATGTTGGAGAAGGGCAAGGACATGGCGCAAACAGGGATGAATGCGATGCAGACTGCGCAAGGCGCAATGCAAACGGCGCAGCAGGTGAAAGGGGTGGTGCAGGGCGGGGCGGCCGGGTTGCCGAAACTGGCGAGTGCGGCGCTGCCGAATGCTTCGGGGATTTTGGGGGCGGCGAGCAAGAGCGGCAAGTTGCCGGGGCTGCCGGCGCCGACGCTACCGAAGCCTTCCTTGAAAACCCCGGATTTGAGTTTCGCTTCTACTCTGCTGCCCGATGAGAAGTTGTCATGA
- a CDS encoding Hcp family type VI secretion system effector, whose amino-acid sequence MATPAYMSVTGEKQGLITAGAFTADSVGNTFQEGHEDQVMVQAFTHDVIIPRDPQSGQPTGQRVHKPVVITKVYDKASPLLQAALTSGERMSEIVIQWYRTSAQGTQEHYYTTKLEDAIIVAINNKMHNCQDPGNAHFTHLEEVQFTYRKITWTHEVSGTSGSDDWRAPVV is encoded by the coding sequence ATGGCAACACCAGCGTACATGTCCGTCACTGGCGAAAAACAAGGCCTGATCACTGCCGGCGCCTTCACCGCCGACTCCGTGGGCAACACCTTCCAGGAAGGTCACGAAGACCAGGTCATGGTTCAGGCATTCACCCACGACGTGATCATTCCGCGTGACCCACAATCCGGTCAGCCAACCGGTCAGCGCGTGCACAAGCCAGTTGTGATCACCAAGGTCTACGACAAGGCTTCGCCTCTGCTGCAAGCCGCTCTGACTTCCGGCGAGCGCATGAGCGAAATCGTTATCCAGTGGTACCGCACTTCGGCTCAAGGTACTCAAGAGCACTACTACACCACCAAACTGGAAGACGCGATCATCGTCGCCATCAACAACAAAATGCACAACTGCCAGGATCCAGGCAACGCGCACTTCACCCACCTGGAAGAAGTGCAGTTCACCTACCGCAAAATCACCTGGACTCATGAAGTCTCCGGTACTTCGGGTTCCGATGACTGGCGTGCTCCAGTCGTTTAA
- the mug gene encoding G/U mismatch-specific DNA glycosylase: MAGEGLEDILAPGLSVVFCGINPGLLAAAQGHHFAGRGNRFWRTLHLAGFTPHEVRAEDDRSLVQYGCGLTAVVERPTARADQLAAEEFAAAALGFEQKINRYAPRYVAFLGKAAYAALSGQKVVVWGPQAKTFGGARVWVLPNPSGRNLAFNLPQLVDAYRQLQVASSGPTI, encoded by the coding sequence ATGGCGGGTGAAGGGCTTGAGGACATTCTGGCGCCGGGGCTTTCGGTGGTGTTTTGCGGGATCAATCCGGGGTTGCTCGCGGCGGCGCAGGGGCATCATTTTGCCGGGCGCGGAAATCGTTTCTGGCGCACCTTGCACCTGGCCGGGTTCACCCCGCATGAAGTGCGGGCGGAGGATGATCGCAGCCTTGTGCAATATGGCTGCGGGTTGACGGCGGTGGTCGAGCGGCCAACGGCACGGGCGGATCAGTTGGCGGCGGAGGAGTTTGCAGCGGCGGCCCTCGGCTTTGAACAGAAGATCAACCGGTATGCGCCGCGTTATGTGGCGTTTCTTGGCAAGGCTGCGTATGCCGCGTTGTCGGGGCAGAAAGTCGTGGTGTGGGGGCCGCAGGCAAAGACCTTTGGCGGCGCACGGGTGTGGGTGTTGCCCAATCCCAGCGGCAGGAACCTTGCGTTCAATCTTCCGCAACTGGTGGACGCTTATCGTCAACTGCAAGTGGCGTCGTCAGGGCCGACAATCTAA
- a CDS encoding LysR family transcriptional regulator: MDVIQTLRCFVAVAQSGSFTAAADVLDTTTTNVSKAVSSLEARLHTRLINRTTRRLALTEAGVRYLQRCEKILDDLREADEEAGTAQTLPVGRLKIHAMAAIGNHYVINAIARYREIHPSVTFDLTLSNRLPDLLEESYDMSIVLARDLPDSGFVAQRLGTTYSILCAAPSYLAKRGHPATPADLGAHDCLRIVNTVMPAENWVFEGPQGMETQNIPDSPFHINTADGMATAIRNGMGIGIQPLASAVEGLAGGTLVRVLPEYRLEEYNLFAIYPSRKFVDAKIKTWVEFLKTAIPQLLASDEDMARAKELANA; the protein is encoded by the coding sequence ATGGACGTTATTCAGACCCTGCGCTGCTTCGTCGCCGTGGCCCAGAGCGGCAGCTTCACCGCTGCGGCCGACGTGCTCGACACCACCACGACCAACGTCTCCAAAGCCGTCTCCAGTCTCGAAGCCCGGCTGCACACGCGCCTGATCAACCGCACCACCCGCCGCCTTGCCCTGACCGAAGCCGGCGTGCGCTACTTGCAGCGCTGCGAAAAAATCCTCGATGACCTGCGCGAAGCCGACGAAGAGGCCGGCACCGCCCAGACCTTGCCGGTCGGACGCCTGAAAATCCACGCCATGGCCGCCATCGGCAACCACTACGTGATCAACGCCATCGCCCGCTACCGGGAGATTCACCCCTCAGTGACGTTCGACCTGACCTTGAGCAATCGCCTGCCCGACCTGCTCGAAGAAAGCTACGACATGTCGATCGTCCTCGCCCGCGACCTGCCCGACTCCGGCTTCGTCGCGCAACGCCTGGGCACCACCTACAGCATCCTCTGCGCCGCACCTTCGTACCTGGCCAAACGCGGCCACCCCGCCACCCCCGCCGACCTCGGCGCGCACGACTGCCTGCGCATCGTCAACACGGTGATGCCCGCAGAAAACTGGGTATTCGAAGGGCCACAAGGCATGGAAACGCAGAATATCCCCGACTCGCCCTTCCACATCAACACCGCTGACGGCATGGCCACCGCGATCAGAAATGGCATGGGCATCGGCATTCAGCCGCTGGCATCGGCCGTTGAAGGATTGGCGGGAGGCACATTGGTGCGGGTACTGCCGGAGTACCGCCTGGAGGAATACAACCTGTTCGCGATCTACCCGTCACGCAAATTCGTCGACGCCAAAATCAAGACCTGGGTGGAGTTCCTGAAAACCGCCATCCCGCAACTGCTGGCGTCCGATGAAGACATGGCCAGGGCCAAAGAACTCGCCAACGCTTAA
- a CDS encoding DUF2790 domain-containing protein — MKLSKIALLLVLGGIGAQAFAADETAQVESYNAAAQPDIAHVVSISDAANQCGAVPVQMTYDDSTGARHVVQYQVMGSGCSNG; from the coding sequence ATGAAGCTTTCAAAAATCGCTCTTCTGCTAGTCCTCGGCGGTATCGGCGCACAGGCCTTTGCGGCGGACGAAACCGCACAAGTCGAGTCTTACAATGCCGCCGCTCAACCAGACATCGCCCACGTGGTGTCGATCTCCGACGCGGCCAACCAGTGCGGTGCGGTGCCGGTGCAGATGACGTATGACGACTCGACCGGTGCGCGGCATGTGGTGCAATACCAGGTGATGGGCAGTGGTTGTTCCAACGGTTGA